One window of the Lepeophtheirus salmonis chromosome 7, UVic_Lsal_1.4, whole genome shotgun sequence genome contains the following:
- the LOC121121198 gene encoding uncharacterized protein isoform X1 → MVTAQSMMIFRLTSRGASLVMIGAMPAVAVRHDRRKLKDKPKQLLLKPYWYKNGGRSSPRSVSRQCSQAGTPLHERVTDVAEYVTYGDECCYGKTSLLHFIIFFLLGGLTLLIIGAVQFKGEAGLSQYRYHFLLLGGIVIAFGTALLAIKLAFYRIPTLHTFTPGEDIIKDHMESHHTPGPPQPSPASNTNSRNNNEDCRELDFIEAEDSISCGRREGRIIVTSESVLMTELRSAFSHPDLN, encoded by the exons ATGGTTACTGCTCAATCTATGATGATATTCAGATTGACTTCAAGAGGCGCGTCTTTAG tCATGATTGGTGCTATGCCAGCCGTGGCCGTGAGGCATGATCGACGAAAATTAAAAGACAAGCCAAAACAGCTTTTACTCAAACCCTACTGGTACAAAAACGGAGGAAGGAGTTCTCCCCGGAGCGTGAGTCGACAATGTAGTCAAGCAGGTACTCCACTACACGAACGGGTCACTGATGTAGCAGAGTATGTCACCTATGGTGACGAATGTTGCTACGGTAAAACTTCCTTACTCCATTTCATTATATTCTTTCTTCTGGGAGGCTTGACGCTCCTCATCATTGGAGCCGTACAATTTAAAGGAGAGGCCGGACTCTCTCAGTATCGCTATCACTTCCTTCTCCTAGGAGGTATTGTGATAGCCTTTGGAACAGCACTCCTAGCAATTAAACTCGCATTTTATCGCATTCCCACTCTTCATACATTTACACCAGGTGAGGACATTATTAAAGATCACATGGAGAGTCATCACACTCCAGGACCACCTCAGCCTTCTCCCGCTTCCAACACAAACAGCCGAAATAACAATGAGGACTGCAGGGAATTAGACTTTATTGAGGCAGAAGACTCCATCTCTTGTGGTCGGAGAGAGGGGCGCATCATTGTAACGTCTGAGTCCGTCCTTATGACGGAACTAAGATCTGCATTCTCGCATCCAGACCTGAATtga
- the LOC121121198 gene encoding uncharacterized protein isoform X3 yields the protein MIGAMPAVAVRHDRRKLKDKPKQLLLKPYWYKNGGRSSPRSVSRQCSQAGTPLHERVTDVAEYVTYGDECCYGKTSLLHFIIFFLLGGLTLLIIGAVQFKGEAGLSQYRYHFLLLGGIVIAFGTALLAIKLAFYRIPTLHTFTPGEDIIKDHMESHHTPGPPQPSPASNTNSRNNNEDCRELDFIEAEDSISCGRREGRIIVTSESVLMTELRSAFSHPDLN from the coding sequence ATGATTGGTGCTATGCCAGCCGTGGCCGTGAGGCATGATCGACGAAAATTAAAAGACAAGCCAAAACAGCTTTTACTCAAACCCTACTGGTACAAAAACGGAGGAAGGAGTTCTCCCCGGAGCGTGAGTCGACAATGTAGTCAAGCAGGTACTCCACTACACGAACGGGTCACTGATGTAGCAGAGTATGTCACCTATGGTGACGAATGTTGCTACGGTAAAACTTCCTTACTCCATTTCATTATATTCTTTCTTCTGGGAGGCTTGACGCTCCTCATCATTGGAGCCGTACAATTTAAAGGAGAGGCCGGACTCTCTCAGTATCGCTATCACTTCCTTCTCCTAGGAGGTATTGTGATAGCCTTTGGAACAGCACTCCTAGCAATTAAACTCGCATTTTATCGCATTCCCACTCTTCATACATTTACACCAGGTGAGGACATTATTAAAGATCACATGGAGAGTCATCACACTCCAGGACCACCTCAGCCTTCTCCCGCTTCCAACACAAACAGCCGAAATAACAATGAGGACTGCAGGGAATTAGACTTTATTGAGGCAGAAGACTCCATCTCTTGTGGTCGGAGAGAGGGGCGCATCATTGTAACGTCTGAGTCCGTCCTTATGACGGAACTAAGATCTGCATTCTCGCATCCAGACCTGAATtga
- the LOC121121198 gene encoding uncharacterized protein isoform X2, producing MFQNCAVMIGAMPAVAVRHDRRKLKDKPKQLLLKPYWYKNGGRSSPRSVSRQCSQAGTPLHERVTDVAEYVTYGDECCYGKTSLLHFIIFFLLGGLTLLIIGAVQFKGEAGLSQYRYHFLLLGGIVIAFGTALLAIKLAFYRIPTLHTFTPGEDIIKDHMESHHTPGPPQPSPASNTNSRNNNEDCRELDFIEAEDSISCGRREGRIIVTSESVLMTELRSAFSHPDLN from the coding sequence tCATGATTGGTGCTATGCCAGCCGTGGCCGTGAGGCATGATCGACGAAAATTAAAAGACAAGCCAAAACAGCTTTTACTCAAACCCTACTGGTACAAAAACGGAGGAAGGAGTTCTCCCCGGAGCGTGAGTCGACAATGTAGTCAAGCAGGTACTCCACTACACGAACGGGTCACTGATGTAGCAGAGTATGTCACCTATGGTGACGAATGTTGCTACGGTAAAACTTCCTTACTCCATTTCATTATATTCTTTCTTCTGGGAGGCTTGACGCTCCTCATCATTGGAGCCGTACAATTTAAAGGAGAGGCCGGACTCTCTCAGTATCGCTATCACTTCCTTCTCCTAGGAGGTATTGTGATAGCCTTTGGAACAGCACTCCTAGCAATTAAACTCGCATTTTATCGCATTCCCACTCTTCATACATTTACACCAGGTGAGGACATTATTAAAGATCACATGGAGAGTCATCACACTCCAGGACCACCTCAGCCTTCTCCCGCTTCCAACACAAACAGCCGAAATAACAATGAGGACTGCAGGGAATTAGACTTTATTGAGGCAGAAGACTCCATCTCTTGTGGTCGGAGAGAGGGGCGCATCATTGTAACGTCTGAGTCCGTCCTTATGACGGAACTAAGATCTGCATTCTCGCATCCAGACCTGAATtga